One segment of Setaria viridis chromosome 4, Setaria_viridis_v4.0, whole genome shotgun sequence DNA contains the following:
- the LOC117853843 gene encoding protein ENHANCED DISEASE RESISTANCE 2-like isoform X1 — MCPTTPDRANKTAAAGSGDRSWREEAAAAGSLRQVDLDRGANGWASPPGDLFHLRSRGYFSGGGGKRGKAPSAAEWLLRPAGVDWLRSHARLDHVLARDDNRVAAAFRRARLRKDPTAHFLLAVNLQVPGRPDAYSAVFYFAAEAPIPPDSLLGRFVHGDDAYRNARFKIANRIVKGPWLVRATVGNYAACLLGRALTCRYHKGDDYLEIDVDIGSSAIASAILHLALGAVTSVTIDMGFLVESQSEEELPERLFGAVRIAQMEMSAAKYVELPPDEAMPETAGRAGAGFRVSSAKVVNHSRQQEHAGGKVGRSMSCPGRDSGAHGHMLIF, encoded by the exons ATGTGCCCGACGACGCCCGATCGCGCCAAtaagaccgccgccgccggctccggcgacaGGAGCTggcgggaggaggccgcggccgccggctcgCTGCGCCAGGTCGACCTCGATCGGGGAGCCAACGGCTGGGCGTCGCCGCCGGGGGACCTCTTCCACCTGCGCTCCCGGGGATacttctccggcggcggcggaaagcGCGGCAAGGCTCCGTCCGCCGCCGAGTGGCtgctccgccccgccggcgtcgACTGGCTCCGCTCCCACGCGCGGCTCGACCACGTGCTCGCCCGCGACGAcaaccgcgtcgccgccgctttccgccgcgcgcgcctcagGAAGGACCCCACCGCGCACTTCCTCCTCGCCGTCAATCTCCAG GTGCCGGGCCGGCCGGACGCGTATAGCGCGGTGTTCTACTTCGCGGCGGAGGCGCCTATCCCGCCGGACTCGCTGCTCGGTCGCTTCGTCCACGGCGACGACGCCTACCGCAACGCGCGCTTCAAGATCGCCAACCGTATCGTCAAGGGCCCATGGCTCGTCCGCGCCACCGTCGGCAACTACGCCGCGTGCCTCCTCGGCCGCGCGCTCACCTGCCGCTACCACAAGGGCGACGACTACCTCGAGATCGACGTTGACATCGGCAGCTCCGCGATCGCCAGCGCCATCCTGCACCTCGCGCTCGGCGCCGTCACCTCGGTCACCATCGACATGGGCTTCCTCGTCGAGTCCCAGTCCGAGGAGGAGCTGCCCGAGAGGCTCTTCGGCGCCGTGCGCATCGCGCAGATGGAGATGAGCGCGGCAAAGTACGTGGAGCTGCCGCCCGATGAGGCCATGCCTGAGACAGCCGGCAGGGCTGGGGCAGGGTTCAGGGTCAGCTCGGCCAAGGTGGTCAATCACAGCCGCCAGCAAGAACATGCCGGCGGCAAGGTCGGCAGGTCGATGAGTTGCCCGGGGCGAGACAGCGGAG CACATGGTCACATGCTCATCTTTTAG
- the LOC117853843 gene encoding protein ENHANCED DISEASE RESISTANCE 2-like isoform X2: MCPTTPDRANKTAAAGSGDRSWREEAAAAGSLRQVDLDRGANGWASPPGDLFHLRSRGYFSGGGGKRGKAPSAAEWLLRPAGVDWLRSHARLDHVLARDDNRVAAAFRRARLRKDPTAHFLLAVNLQVPGRPDAYSAVFYFAAEAPIPPDSLLGRFVHGDDAYRNARFKIANRIVKGPWLVRATVGNYAACLLGRALTCRYHKGDDYLEIDVDIGSSAIASAILHLALGAVTSVTIDMGFLVESQSEEELPERLFGAVRIAQMEMSAAKYVELPPDEAMPETAGRAGAGFRVSSAKVVNHSRQQEHAGGKVGRSMSCPGRDSGGK, encoded by the exons ATGTGCCCGACGACGCCCGATCGCGCCAAtaagaccgccgccgccggctccggcgacaGGAGCTggcgggaggaggccgcggccgccggctcgCTGCGCCAGGTCGACCTCGATCGGGGAGCCAACGGCTGGGCGTCGCCGCCGGGGGACCTCTTCCACCTGCGCTCCCGGGGATacttctccggcggcggcggaaagcGCGGCAAGGCTCCGTCCGCCGCCGAGTGGCtgctccgccccgccggcgtcgACTGGCTCCGCTCCCACGCGCGGCTCGACCACGTGCTCGCCCGCGACGAcaaccgcgtcgccgccgctttccgccgcgcgcgcctcagGAAGGACCCCACCGCGCACTTCCTCCTCGCCGTCAATCTCCAG GTGCCGGGCCGGCCGGACGCGTATAGCGCGGTGTTCTACTTCGCGGCGGAGGCGCCTATCCCGCCGGACTCGCTGCTCGGTCGCTTCGTCCACGGCGACGACGCCTACCGCAACGCGCGCTTCAAGATCGCCAACCGTATCGTCAAGGGCCCATGGCTCGTCCGCGCCACCGTCGGCAACTACGCCGCGTGCCTCCTCGGCCGCGCGCTCACCTGCCGCTACCACAAGGGCGACGACTACCTCGAGATCGACGTTGACATCGGCAGCTCCGCGATCGCCAGCGCCATCCTGCACCTCGCGCTCGGCGCCGTCACCTCGGTCACCATCGACATGGGCTTCCTCGTCGAGTCCCAGTCCGAGGAGGAGCTGCCCGAGAGGCTCTTCGGCGCCGTGCGCATCGCGCAGATGGAGATGAGCGCGGCAAAGTACGTGGAGCTGCCGCCCGATGAGGCCATGCCTGAGACAGCCGGCAGGGCTGGGGCAGGGTTCAGGGTCAGCTCGGCCAAGGTGGTCAATCACAGCCGCCAGCAAGAACATGCCGGCGGCAAGGTCGGCAGGTCGATGAGTTGCCCGGGGCGAGACAGCGGAG gaaAATAG
- the LOC117852036 gene encoding AAA-ATPase At3g50940, which yields MKPPAALSWSSLGSLVATAVVVRAALQEVLPPEAHGALRALLARAAAALAHPTDTIVIHEADANGVPNELYEAAQLYLGARCLATAPVLHLHKSHGAPGPVASLPDDHAARDTFRGVRVEWTSRTGEAAGGGTAYSYSPFGGGSRGGFGGLGGGMGSGRQQRCLRLEFPRRHRDVVRGAYVDHVLAEAAALRLRMRERRLYTNSPGMFCGGGGGVDDHQMMWSSHPFKHPSTFDTLAVDPALRDGIRDDLLRFVRRREHYARAGRAWKRGYLLHGPPGTGKTSLIAAIANLLEFDIYDLELTAVGSNSDLRRLLASTRPKSLIVVEDIDCSLGLFDRTSQDAESDDPGTPGPVRVSPFPPHGRREKISLSGVLNFVDGLWSSCVGERLIVFTTNHVDRLDPALLRPGRMDRKIELGYCKGHALRVLAKNYLGDDDREPADDDRYEELMGEAERLLEEVHLTPADVAEVFMGCDGDGAHAALQKLVDDLNTKSIAQKCAVSNDV from the coding sequence ATGAAGCCGCCGGCGGCCCTGAGCTGGAGCTCCCTGGGCTcgctcgtcgccaccgccgtggTGGTGCGCGCGGCGCTGCAGGAGGTCCTCCCCCCCGAGGCGCACGGTGCGCTGCGGGCGCTGCTggcccgcgccgctgccgcgctcGCCCACCCCACCGACACCATCGTCATCCACGAGGCGGACGCCAACGGCGTCCCCAACGAGCTCTACGAGGCCGCGCAGCTCTACCTCGGCGCGCGCTGCCTCGCGACCGCGCCGGTCCTGCACCTCCACAAGTCCCACGGCGCGCCGGGGCCCGTGGCGTCGCTCCCCGACGACCACGCCGCGCGCGACACGTTCCGGGGCGTCCGCGTCGAGTGGACGTCGCGgaccggggaggcggcgggcggtggcacCGCCTACTCCTACTCGCCGTTCGGCGGCGGCTCGCGCGGCGGGTTCgggggcctcggcggcggcatggggagcgggcggcagcagcggtGCCTGCGGCTCGAGTTCCCGCGGCGCCACCGAGACGTCGTCCGCGGCGCGTACGTCGACCACGTcctcgcggaggcggcggcgctgcggctcAGGATGCGGGAGCGGAGGCTCTACACCAACAGCCCCGGCATgttctgcggcggcggcggcggggtggacgACCACCAGATGATGTGGTCGTCGCACCCGTTCAAGCACCCGTCCACGTTCGACACGCTCGCCGTCGACCCGGCGCTCCGGGACGGCATCCGCGACGACCTGCTCCGCTtcgtgcggcggcgggagcactACGCGCGCGCCGGACGCGCGTGGAAGCGCGGGTACCTGCTCCACGGACCGCCGGGCACCGGCAAGACCAGCCTCATCGCGGCAATCGCCAACCTCCTCGAGTTCGACATCTACGACCTCGAGCTCACCGCTGTCGGATCCAACTCCGACCTCCGGAGGCTGCTCGCATCCACGCGCCCCAAGTCGCTCATCGTCGTCGAGGACATCGACTGCTCGCTCGGCCTCTTCGACCGGACGAGCCAGGACGCCGAGTCCGACGACCCGGGGACGCCGGGTCCCGTCCGCGTCTCCCCGTTCCCGCCTCATGGCCGCCGGGAGAAGATCAGCCTCTCCGGCGTGCTCAACTTCGTGGACGGCCTCTGGTCGTCGTGCGTCGGGGAGCGGCTCATCGTGTTCACCACCAACCACGTCGACCGCCTCGACCCGGCGCTGCTCCGCCCCGGCCGCATGGACCGCAAGATTGAGCTCGGGTACTGCAAGGGCCACGCGCTGCGCGTGCTCGCCAAGAACTACCTCGGTGACGACGATCGTGAGCCAGCTGATGACGACAGGTATGAGGAGCTGATGGGAGAGGCAGAGAGACTGCTGGAGGAGGTGCATTTGACGCCGGCCGACGTCGCGGAGGTGTTCATGGGCTGCGACGGCGATGGAGCCCACGCCGCGCTGCAGAAGCTCGTCGACGATCTCAACACCAAGAGCATTGCTCAGAAGTGCGCAGTGAGCAACGACGTGTAG
- the LOC117853923 gene encoding exocyst complex component EXO70A1, whose translation MGAAADNQQQPEEAEEGRRMAALLAARQALRSGVERSRALGRALARESSPRLEEIQSRLPAMEASVRPIRAPAEALASAGGNIDRALGPAAAVLKVFDAVHGLEPTLLARDSLADDVPGYLAVLAQLEGALRLLADNCGLAAQWLADIVAYLGDRSLADPRFLSGLAGQLDNLKGRAAADLDAGLLAAALGMLEAEFRRLLAEHSAPLAMRERGDSSTPASIVPSRIPPSVVHKLSLILDRLAANGRLDRCSAAYADARGDTVGASLRALGLDYLKETSEDAQVLSPSVERWGRHLEFAVHHLLEAERKLCVAVFERRPEAMPSCFAEVAARAGILDFLKFGRALADTRKDPIKLLRLLDVFDALNKLRLDFNRLFGGKACAEIQTRTRELVKMVVDGAVEIFEELLVQVELQRNMPPPVDGGVPRLVSFVAKYCNQLLGEPYRSVLTQVVTIHRSWRKEVFNDKMLVDAVLNIVKTLEINFETWSKAYGDTTLSCLFMMNIHWHFFKHLKGTKLGELLGDAWLREHEQYKDYYSAVFLRESWGTLAPLLSREGLIMFSKGQATARDLVKQRLKSFNAKFDEMFQKQSTWVISDRDLQQKTCHLVVQAIVPIYRSFMQNYGPLVEQDISASKYVKYSAEDLDKMLNTLFLPKPGRPRRTGSFQIRHSGDKITSAMTGLYRSASTLK comes from the coding sequence atgggggcggcggcggacaacCAGCAGCaaccggaggaggcggaggagggtcGCCGgatggcggcgctgctggcggcGCGCCAGGCGCTGCGGTCCGGGGTGGAGCGGTCGCGTGCGCTGGGCCGCGCGCTGGCGCGGGAGTCGTCCCCGCGGCTGGAGGAGATCCAGTCCCGGCTCCCCGCGATGGAGGCGTCGGTGCGCCCGATccgcgcgccggcggaggccctcgcgtcCGCGGGGGGGAACATCGACCGCgcgctcggccccgccgccgcggtcctCAAGGTGTTCGACGCCGTGCACGGGCTGGAGCCCACGCTCCTGGCGCGGGACTCCCTGGCCGACGACGTCCCGGGGTACCTCGCCGTGCTCGCGCAGCTCGAGGGCGCGCTCAGGCTGCTCGCCGACAACTGCGGCCTCGCCGCGCAGTGGCTGGCCGACATCGTCGCGTACCTCGGGGACCGCAGCCTCGCCGACCCGCGCTTCCTCTCCGGCCTCGCGGGGCAGCTGGACAACCTCaagggccgcgccgccgctgacctCGACGCGGGCCTCCTGGCGGCCGCCCTCGGCATGCTCGAGGCCGAGTTCCGTCGGCTCCTCGCGGAGCACTCCGCGCCGCTTGCTATGAGGGAGCGGGGCGACAGCTCCACCCCGGCGTCCATCGTGCCTTCTCGGATCCCTCCCTCCGTCGTGCACAAGCTCAGCCTAATCCTTGACCGGCTCGCCGCGAACGGGCGGCTTGACCGCTGCTCCGCCGCGTACGCCGACGCGCGAGGGGATACCGTGGGAGCCAGCCTCCGCGCGCTGGGGCTCGATTACTTGAAGGAGACGTCGGAGGACGCGCAGGTGCTCAGCCCGAGCGTCGAGCGCTGGGGTCGGCATCTGGAGTTTGCGGTGCACCACCTCCTGGAAGCTGAGAGGAAGCTCTGCGTGGCGGTGTTTGAGCGGCGGCCAGAGGCCATGCCGTCGTGCTTTGCTGAGGTCGCGGCTCGTGCTGGCATTCTCGATTTCCTCAAGTTTGGCCGCGCCCTGGCTGATACCAGGAAAGACCCCATCAAGCTGTTGCGGTTGCTTGACGTGTTTGATGCTCTGAATAAGCTGAGGCTGGACTTCAACCGTTTGTTCGGTGGAAAGGCTTGTGCGGAGATCCAGACCCGGACTAGGGAGCTTGTCAAGATGGTGGTGGATGGTGCTGTTGAGATTTTTGAGGAATTGCTCGTGCAGGTTGAGCTGCAGCGCAATATGCCTCCACCAGTTGATGGTGGAGTGCCGCGCCTGGTGAGCTTTGTTGCCAAGTACTGCAACCAGCTCCTTGGGGAGCCGTATCGGTCTGTGCTGACACAGGTGGTCACCATCCACCGCAGCTGGCGCAAAGAGGTGTTCAATGATAAGATGCTGGTAGACGCGGTGCTTAATATCGTTAAGACGCTTGAGATCAACTTCGAGACATGGTCAAAGGCTTATGGAGATACGACGCTGTCGTGCCTCTTCATGATGAACATACACTGGCACTTCTTCAAGCACCTGAAGGGTACTAAGCTGGGTGAGCTCTTAGGCGATGCATGGCTCAGGGAGCATGAGCAGTACAAGGATTACTACTCGGCAGTGTTTCTGAGGGAGAGCTGGGGAACACTTGCGCCCCTGCTGAGCAGGGAGGGGCTGATCATGTTCTCCAAGGGCCAGGCTACCGCTAGAGATTTAGTGAAGCAGAGGCTCAAATCGTTCAATGCTAAGTTTGATGAGATGTTTCAAAAGCAGTCTACATGGGTGATATCAGATAGGGATTTGCAGCAGAAGACATGCCACCTTGTGGTGCAGGCTATAGTGCCTATTTACCGGAGCTTCATGCAGAACTATGGGCCGCTCGTTGAGCAGGACATCAGTGCGAGCAAGTATGTTAAGTACAGTGCCGAAGATCTGGATAAGATGCTCAACACACTCTTCCTGCCCAAGCCAGGCAGGCCAAGGAGAACCGGAAGTTTCCAGATCAGACATTCAGGTGACAAGATTACCAGCGCAATGACAGGATTGTATCGGAGTGCTTCCACTCTGAAGTAG